One Nicotiana tomentosiformis chromosome 4, ASM39032v3, whole genome shotgun sequence genomic window carries:
- the LOC138909499 gene encoding uncharacterized protein, with translation MTWGRFTRIFLDRYIPSSLREQLRFQFEQLQQGQMSVTDYEMRFSELSRHALMILPTDAERVRRFVAGLHTGIQAIMAREVEMGTSYELVVEIAQRIDGVRQHSGEKVMRALPRLEWKGSSASASNQVISFLKARHMVEKGCLAYLAYVCDTIAETPVIDLVPVVREFSDVFPSDLPRIPPDRDIDF, from the exons atgacttggggcaggttcacccgtattttcctggataggtatattccatcTTCCCTGAGGGAACAGTTGCGGTTTCAATTTGAAcaactccagcagggtcagatgtcagtgactgattatgagatgaggttctctgagttgtctcgccatgcacttatgatactccctactgatgcagagagagtACGTAGGTtcgttgcgggtttacatactggcattcaggccattatggcccgagaggttgagatggggacttcttatgagttggttgtggagatagcccagaggattgaCGGCGTGCGTCAGCATAGCGGAGAGAAGGTTATGAGAG cattgcctaggttggagtggaaaggttcgtCTGCTAGTGCatctaatcaggttatttcttttttgaaggctcgacacatggtcgagaagggttgtctggcttatctagcctatgtttgtgATACTATTGCAGAGACTCCGGTGATTGATTTAGTGCCTGTAGTCCgtgagttctccgatgtatttccttcggATCTTCCACGCAttccaccagatcgtgatattgatttttga
- the LOC104091369 gene encoding aspartic proteinase CDR1-like, translating into MVELFLVALLLFQNCIITLGSASHHERLVIKIIHYDSVNSPFYDPKLTLEDRVKRMNQRSEARISDLMNVSNNLKEDAVDVRIYPAYTSQFLVPLKIGTPPVPQILTMDTGSVLLWVHCGYTIGGEASPAPLYHNAHSSSYEEDVYCETSICDLMTLRGSCGRISRRCEYFVKYATGKSKGHLASEVVSFKSINETEVTIKRLIFGCSIYSDGANRVSGILGFGQTAVSLISQQNYAGFSYCIGDITAVDYDSNALILGGKPIMEGASTPMFMVIGKYFITLEKISVGDKFLDIDPSMFKRIDHQGGMLEEIRSVIGTTLEEFISERPEELCYYGVVTEDLEGLPTVAYHFVENAKMEFTAENLFKQDKADHFCLSIQISENKKIPMPFSVLGVWAQQFFYIGFDFNTMRMSFTRIDCDRLFD; encoded by the exons ATGGTGGAATTGTTTCTTGTAGCATTACTATTGTTCCAAAATTGTATAATCACACTTGGTTCTGCATCCCATCATGAGAGGCTAGTTATAAAAATTATTCACTATGATTCTGTCAACTCGCCTTTCTATGACCCAAAACTGACACTTGAAGATCGCGTCAAAAGAATGAATCAAAGATCAGAGGCTCGCATTTCAGATCTAATGAATGTCTCAAATAATCTGAAAGAAGATGCGGTTGACGTTCGGATTTACCCAGCATATACCTCTCAGTTTCTTGTTCCATTAAAAATTGGTACACCTCCTGTGCCACAAATTCTTACCATGGACACTGGGAGCGTATTACTTTGGGTCCATTGTGGCTATACCATTGGTGGTGAAGCCTCACCAGCTCCATTGTACCACAATGCACATTCTTCATCATATGAGGAAGATGTGTATTGCGAGACATCTATATGTGATCTTATGACTCTTAGAGGAAGTTGTGGAAGAATCTCAAGGAGATGTGAGTATTTTGTAAAATATGCAACAGGTAAAAGTAAAGGACATCTTGCTTCTGAAGTTGTGTCATTTAAGTCAATCAATGAAACTGAAGTGACTATCAAGCGTCTTATTTTTGGATGCTCAATATATTCTGATGGTGCAAATCGTGTTAGTGGAATCCTTGGATTTGGACAAACAGCTGTGTCTTTGATTTCACAACAAAATTATGCTGGATTCTCATATTGTATCGGTGATATAACTGCTGTAGATTACGATTCAAATGCATTAATTCTTGGAGGCAAGCCTATAATGGAAGGAGCGTCGACTCCCATGTTTATGGTTATAGGCAAATACTTCATAACTTTAGAAAAAATCAGTGTCGGGGACAAGTTTCTTGACATTGATCCAAGCATGTTCAAGAGGATCGATCACCAAGGCGGAATGCTT GAGGAAATTAGATCTGTAATTGGTACGACGTTGGAAGAGTTTATAAGCGAAAGACCAGAAGAGCTTTGTTACTATGGAGTTGTTACCGAGGATCTTGAAGGCCTTCCAACAGTAGCATATCATTTTGTTGAAAATGCTAAAATGGAGTTTACTGCTGAGAATTTGTTTAAACAAGATAAAGCTGACCATTTCTGCCTATCCATACAAATTTCTGAAAACAAGAAGATTCCTATGCCTTTTAGCGTACTTGGAGTTTGGGCGCAGCAATTTTTCTATATCGGCTTTGACTTCAACACCATGAGAATGTCCTTCACTAGGATAGATTGTGACCGCTTGTTTGATTGA